From Afipia carboxidovorans OM5, one genomic window encodes:
- the rpmG gene encoding 50S ribosomal protein L33: MAKAVTIKVKLVSSADTGFYYVAKKNSRTMTDKLVKKKYDPVAKKHVEFREAKIK, from the coding sequence ATGGCCAAAGCGGTCACGATCAAGGTCAAGCTCGTCTCCAGCGCGGATACCGGCTTCTATTACGTCGCCAAGAAGAATTCGCGCACCATGACCGACAAGCTGGTCAAGAAGAAGTACGACCCGGTCGCGAAGAAGCACGTCGAATTCCGTGAGGCGAAGATCAAGTAA
- a CDS encoding NUDIX hydrolase, which translates to MNAPAANSVHHPYCRPRDSATLILVDRSGSVPKVLLGRRHEKVVFMPGKLVFPGGSVESTDHRIPLAADLPSALTEKLVAGSPKTAPARARALAVTAIREACEETGLCLGRKPSSPLTPSQMAALKGEWTPFAQAGLLPDPSQLYLIARAITPPGLIRRFDTRFFTADASAIAHSVGGVVNANAELVELIWLELGASPLADMHHMTRSVLSELEARLAKGPLTHRAEVPFFHFRNGEKLRDTL; encoded by the coding sequence ATGAACGCTCCCGCTGCAAATTCCGTTCACCATCCCTATTGCCGGCCGCGGGACTCCGCGACGCTCATTCTGGTGGATCGCAGCGGCTCGGTGCCGAAGGTGCTGCTGGGACGGCGGCACGAAAAGGTCGTGTTCATGCCGGGCAAGCTCGTCTTTCCCGGCGGCAGCGTCGAGTCGACCGACCATCGCATTCCGCTCGCAGCCGATCTGCCCTCTGCCCTCACCGAGAAGCTTGTCGCCGGCAGCCCGAAGACGGCGCCTGCCCGCGCCCGCGCTCTTGCTGTCACCGCCATTCGTGAGGCGTGCGAGGAAACCGGTTTGTGCCTTGGCCGCAAGCCGTCGTCGCCACTCACACCGTCACAAATGGCGGCGCTGAAGGGCGAGTGGACGCCGTTCGCGCAAGCAGGACTGCTCCCCGATCCGTCGCAACTTTATCTGATCGCGCGCGCCATCACGCCGCCAGGGCTGATCCGGCGCTTCGATACGCGCTTCTTCACCGCAGATGCGTCGGCGATCGCACACTCCGTCGGCGGTGTCGTGAATGCCAATGCCGAACTCGTCGAACTGATCTGGCTCGAGCTCGGCGCCTCGCCGCTTGCCGACATGCACCACATGACCCGAAGCGTGCTGAGCGAACTCGAGGCGCGGCTTGCCAAGGGGCCCCTCACCCACCGGGCCGAGGTTCCGTTCTTTCACTTCCGCAATGGCGAGAAGCTGCGCGACACGCTGTGA
- a CDS encoding cell envelope integrity EipB family protein has protein sequence MNGSHAVLRMSMIVGTVAGFVSQAYAQAAPAMGLMAHEASYELSLAKARGNAAVSSANGRILYKFGGNVCEGYSTDFRQVSRIEAGEDRATTSEMRSSNWEDGQGKKYRFNVVNQTNDDAPVLVNGTAERGSDGTITVKLKQPQAKTFTLDKEIVFPTEQTRRIIAAAKEGRRFVELGVYDGSDNGEKVYNTFVVIGQPVSAGRAAESSDVATANDKLKAVTRWPVTVSYFDRAAKPGSGEQTPIYGMSFELYEDGISRALVLDYNDFVINGKIDKLEVSDSKPCK, from the coding sequence ATGAACGGCTCACACGCGGTATTGCGGATGTCCATGATAGTCGGCACTGTTGCGGGCTTTGTGTCGCAGGCTTACGCGCAGGCAGCCCCCGCCATGGGGCTGATGGCGCACGAGGCGAGCTACGAGCTCAGCCTTGCCAAGGCGCGCGGGAACGCCGCTGTGAGTTCGGCGAACGGTCGCATTCTCTACAAATTCGGCGGCAATGTCTGCGAAGGCTATTCGACCGATTTCCGTCAAGTCTCTCGGATCGAAGCCGGCGAGGACAGGGCGACGACGAGCGAGATGCGCTCTTCCAACTGGGAAGATGGGCAGGGCAAAAAGTACCGCTTCAATGTCGTCAACCAGACCAACGACGATGCGCCCGTTCTGGTGAACGGCACTGCCGAGCGCGGGTCGGATGGTACCATCACCGTGAAGCTGAAGCAGCCGCAGGCGAAGACCTTCACGCTCGACAAGGAGATTGTTTTCCCGACCGAGCAGACGCGGCGCATCATCGCCGCCGCGAAGGAAGGGCGCCGCTTTGTGGAGCTTGGCGTCTATGACGGCTCGGACAATGGCGAGAAGGTCTACAATACCTTCGTGGTGATCGGGCAGCCGGTTTCAGCGGGACGTGCAGCGGAATCGTCCGATGTTGCGACCGCCAACGACAAGCTGAAAGCGGTAACGCGCTGGCCGGTGACGGTGAGCTATTTCGACCGCGCGGCTAAACCCGGCAGCGGCGAGCAGACGCCAATCTATGGCATGTCGTTCGAGCTTTACGAGGACGGCATCTCGCGTGCGCTGGTGCTCGACTACAACGATTTCGTCATCAACGGTAAAATCGACAAGCTCGAAGTCAGCGACAGCAAGCCGTGCAAGTAA
- a CDS encoding DUF983 domain-containing protein produces the protein MDSATAQRPTTWTPAAAEPEKRDLWTAMLRGARGRCPNCGEGKLFRAFLKTHDHCSACGETFSHHRADDLPAYLVIVVVGHLVVPMILWTETNFAPPIPVQLAIYLPFTLIMSLVLLQPIKGAVVGLQWALRMHGFDEGAADAKNPYI, from the coding sequence ATGGACAGCGCGACCGCGCAACGCCCGACGACCTGGACACCGGCCGCTGCGGAACCGGAAAAGCGCGATCTCTGGACTGCGATGCTTCGCGGCGCGCGCGGGCGTTGCCCGAACTGCGGCGAAGGCAAACTGTTCCGTGCTTTCCTGAAAACGCACGACCATTGCTCGGCCTGCGGCGAGACGTTCAGTCATCATCGCGCCGACGATCTGCCCGCCTATCTCGTCATTGTGGTCGTCGGTCACCTCGTGGTCCCAATGATCCTGTGGACCGAAACCAACTTCGCGCCACCGATTCCAGTGCAACTTGCGATCTATCTGCCGTTCACGCTGATCATGTCGCTTGTGCTGCTGCAGCCGATCAAGGGCGCGGTGGTCGGCCTGCAATGGGCGCTGCGGATGCACGGCTTCGACGAAGGCGCTGCGGACGCAAAGAACCCCTACATCTGA
- a CDS encoding PleD family two-component system response regulator, translated as MSARVLVVDDVPANVKLLEARLSAEYFDVVTASCGREALDICRRAECDIVLLDVMMPDIDGFEVCRQLKSDPRTHFIPVVMVTALDSPADRVRGLDAGADDFLTKPVSDVVLIARVRSLTRLKMMTDELRMRALTSCEIGVQAPEREVIADEGKGGRILLVEDRPSSYERLAPILAEEHTVDVEPDPAQALFHAADGNYDLLIVSLNLENYDGLRLCSQARSLERTRNVPLLALSNADNNVQLLRGLEIGVNDYLLRPVDKNELLARARTQIRRRRYTHYLRDSVQSTFEMAITDPLTGLHNRRYLEGHLATLAEQAAVRGKPLALMILDIDYFKSINDTHGHDAGDDVLREFASRIRKSVRGIDLAARYGGEEFVIVMPETDQHVAGIIAERLRRAIANEAFPIEKGAKQIEVTISVGLATLETKHEPVGDVLKRADQALYRAKHDGRNRVVSAAA; from the coding sequence ATGTCCGCGCGGGTTTTGGTTGTCGACGACGTGCCGGCGAACGTGAAGCTGCTGGAAGCGCGTCTGTCCGCGGAATACTTCGATGTCGTCACCGCGAGCTGCGGGCGGGAGGCGCTCGATATCTGTCGCCGCGCGGAGTGTGATATCGTTCTCCTCGATGTGATGATGCCGGATATCGATGGCTTCGAGGTCTGTCGGCAGCTCAAGTCCGATCCGCGCACGCATTTCATTCCGGTCGTAATGGTGACGGCGCTCGACAGCCCCGCCGACCGCGTTCGCGGCCTTGATGCCGGGGCGGACGATTTTCTCACCAAGCCGGTGTCCGACGTCGTGTTGATTGCGCGCGTGCGCTCGCTGACGCGGCTGAAGATGATGACCGACGAGTTGCGCATGCGTGCGCTCACCTCTTGCGAGATCGGCGTGCAGGCGCCCGAGCGCGAAGTGATTGCCGATGAGGGCAAGGGTGGAAGGATTCTGCTGGTTGAGGACCGGCCGTCGTCCTACGAGCGGCTTGCGCCGATCCTCGCCGAAGAGCACACGGTCGATGTCGAGCCCGATCCCGCGCAGGCGCTGTTTCATGCAGCCGATGGCAATTACGATCTGCTGATCGTCTCGCTCAACCTCGAGAATTACGACGGCCTGCGGCTTTGCAGCCAGGCTCGCTCGCTGGAGCGCACTCGCAATGTGCCGCTGCTCGCGCTGTCGAATGCCGACAACAATGTGCAGCTTCTGCGCGGGCTTGAAATCGGTGTGAACGATTATCTGCTGCGGCCGGTCGACAAGAACGAGTTGCTGGCGCGTGCCCGCACGCAGATCCGCCGTCGCCGTTATACGCACTACCTGCGTGACAGCGTGCAGAGCACGTTCGAAATGGCGATCACCGATCCGCTCACCGGTCTGCACAACCGCCGCTATCTCGAGGGCCATCTCGCGACGCTCGCAGAGCAGGCGGCTGTGCGTGGCAAGCCGTTGGCGCTGATGATTCTCGATATCGACTACTTCAAGTCGATCAACGACACCCATGGTCATGACGCGGGCGATGACGTGTTGCGGGAGTTCGCATCCCGTATCCGCAAATCGGTCCGCGGCATCGATCTTGCCGCGCGCTACGGCGGTGAGGAATTCGTGATCGTCATGCCGGAAACCGATCAGCATGTCGCGGGCATCATTGCCGAGCGGCTGCGTCGCGCGATCGCCAACGAGGCATTCCCGATCGAGAAGGGGGCCAAACAGATCGAAGTGACGATCTCGGTCGGCCTTGCGACGCTCGAGACGAAGCACGAGCCGGTGGGGGATGTGCTCAAGCGCGCCGATCAGGCGCTCTATCGTGCCAAGCACGATGGCCGCAATCGCGTCGTGTCCGCTGCCGCATAA
- the topA gene encoding type I DNA topoisomerase, which yields MNLVIVESPAKAKTINKYLGSSYEVLASYGHVRDLPAKNGSVDPDANFQMIWETDPKAASRLNDIAKALKGADKLILATDPDREGEAISWHVLEVMKQKRALKDQKVERVVFNAITKQSVTEAMNNPRQIDGALVDAYMARRALDYLVGFTLSPVLWRKLPGARSAGRVQSVALRLVCDREIEIEKFVAREYWSLVATLATPRNDTFEARLVGADGKKIQRLDIGTGAEAEDFKKALETAAFTVSLVEAKPARRNPQAPFTTSTLQQEASRKLGFAPSHTMRIAQRLYEGIDIGGETTGLITYMRTDGVSIAPEAIPALRKVIAEEYGSNYVPSAPRQYTSKAKNAQEAHEAIRPTDVSRRPAKLKARLDNDQYRLYELIWMRAIASQMESAELERTTVDITAKAGARTLELRASGQVVKFDGFLAVYQEGRDDDPEDEESRRLPAMSEGEALKRESLAVTQHFTEPPPRYSEASLVKRMEELGIGRPSTYASILQVLKDRGYVKLEKKRLSAEDKGRVVVAFLQKFFARYVEFDFTADLEEQLDKISNNEVAWKNVLSDFWRDFIGAVDEIKDVKVSEVLDVLDAMLGEHIYEPRADGGDPRQCPSCGTGRLNLKAGKFGAFVGCSNYPECRYTRPLAASSGTSDRVLGKDPKTNLDVAVKAGRFGPYIQLGEPNDYAEGEKPKRAGIPKNMSPADVELDLAIKLLSLPRDVGPHPEDGEIITAGIGRFGPFVRHGKTYASLEAGDDVYTIGLNRAVTLIAEKIAKGPSRRFGADPGKEVGDYPARGGKIMLKKGRYGAYVTIDGINATIPDDKEPDQITLEEAIALIEARAAKGGKAKRAPKKAAAKKAAPKKKATAKKKADSEPESGAKPAKKAATRTAPKARTSTAKPAAKTAAKAKPTAKKSAGKARG from the coding sequence ATGAATCTCGTCATTGTGGAGTCGCCTGCGAAGGCCAAGACGATCAATAAGTACCTGGGCTCCTCCTACGAGGTTCTGGCCTCCTACGGCCATGTCCGCGACCTGCCGGCCAAGAACGGATCGGTCGACCCGGACGCCAATTTCCAGATGATCTGGGAGACAGACCCCAAGGCGGCGAGCCGGCTCAACGATATCGCCAAGGCGCTCAAGGGCGCGGACAAACTGATCCTCGCAACCGACCCTGATCGCGAGGGCGAGGCGATCTCCTGGCATGTTCTGGAGGTGATGAAGCAGAAGCGCGCGCTGAAGGATCAGAAGGTCGAGCGCGTCGTCTTCAACGCCATCACCAAGCAGTCTGTCACCGAGGCGATGAACAACCCCCGCCAGATCGATGGCGCGCTGGTCGATGCCTATATGGCCCGCCGCGCGCTCGACTATCTCGTCGGCTTCACGCTATCCCCGGTGCTGTGGCGCAAGCTGCCGGGCGCGCGCTCGGCCGGCCGCGTGCAGTCGGTGGCGCTCCGCCTCGTCTGCGACCGCGAGATCGAGATCGAGAAATTCGTCGCCCGTGAATACTGGTCGCTGGTGGCGACGCTCGCCACGCCGCGCAACGACACCTTCGAGGCGCGGCTCGTCGGCGCCGACGGTAAGAAAATCCAGCGCCTCGACATTGGCACCGGCGCGGAAGCCGAAGACTTCAAGAAGGCGCTGGAGACGGCTGCCTTCACCGTCTCGCTGGTGGAAGCGAAGCCCGCGCGGCGCAATCCGCAGGCGCCCTTCACCACTTCGACGCTGCAGCAGGAAGCAAGCCGCAAGCTCGGCTTTGCGCCCTCGCACACCATGCGGATCGCCCAGCGCCTTTATGAGGGCATCGACATCGGCGGCGAGACCACCGGTCTCATCACCTATATGCGAACCGACGGCGTCTCGATCGCGCCCGAGGCCATTCCGGCGCTGCGCAAGGTGATCGCCGAGGAGTATGGCAGCAATTACGTGCCGAGCGCGCCGCGCCAGTACACCTCCAAGGCGAAAAACGCGCAGGAAGCGCACGAAGCGATCCGCCCGACCGACGTCTCGCGCCGCCCGGCCAAGCTGAAGGCGCGGCTCGATAACGATCAGTATCGTCTCTACGAATTGATCTGGATGCGCGCGATCGCGAGCCAGATGGAATCCGCTGAACTCGAGCGCACCACCGTCGACATCACCGCGAAGGCTGGTGCGCGCACGCTTGAACTGCGCGCCTCCGGTCAGGTCGTGAAGTTCGACGGCTTTCTTGCAGTCTATCAGGAAGGCCGCGATGACGACCCGGAAGACGAAGAAAGCCGCCGCCTGCCCGCGATGAGCGAGGGCGAGGCGCTGAAGCGCGAAAGCCTCGCGGTGACGCAGCACTTCACAGAGCCGCCGCCGCGCTACTCCGAAGCCTCGCTCGTCAAGCGCATGGAAGAGCTCGGCATCGGCCGGCCTTCGACCTACGCGTCGATCCTGCAGGTGTTGAAGGATCGCGGCTACGTCAAGCTCGAGAAGAAACGCCTCTCCGCCGAGGACAAGGGCCGCGTCGTTGTCGCGTTCCTGCAGAAGTTTTTTGCGCGCTACGTCGAGTTCGATTTCACCGCCGATCTCGAAGAGCAGCTCGACAAGATTTCCAACAACGAAGTCGCCTGGAAGAACGTGCTCTCGGACTTCTGGCGCGATTTCATCGGCGCCGTCGACGAGATCAAGGACGTCAAGGTCAGCGAAGTTCTCGACGTGCTCGACGCCATGCTCGGTGAGCACATCTACGAGCCGCGCGCCGATGGCGGCGATCCGCGCCAGTGCCCGAGTTGCGGCACCGGTCGGCTCAACCTCAAGGCCGGCAAGTTCGGCGCCTTCGTCGGCTGCTCGAACTATCCCGAGTGCCGCTACACTCGTCCGCTCGCTGCTTCCAGCGGCACAAGCGACCGTGTGCTCGGCAAGGATCCGAAGACCAACCTCGACGTTGCGGTGAAAGCCGGACGGTTTGGCCCCTACATCCAACTCGGCGAGCCCAATGATTACGCTGAGGGCGAGAAGCCCAAGCGCGCGGGCATTCCGAAGAACATGTCGCCTGCCGACGTTGAGCTCGATCTCGCGATCAAGCTATTGTCGCTGCCGCGCGATGTGGGTCCTCACCCCGAGGATGGCGAGATCATCACCGCGGGCATCGGCCGCTTCGGCCCGTTCGTGCGCCACGGCAAGACCTATGCGAGCCTCGAAGCTGGCGATGACGTCTACACGATCGGTCTCAATCGCGCGGTGACGCTGATTGCCGAGAAGATCGCCAAGGGCCCGAGCCGCCGCTTCGGTGCCGACCCCGGCAAGGAAGTCGGCGACTATCCGGCGCGCGGCGGCAAGATCATGCTCAAGAAGGGCCGCTACGGCGCGTACGTCACGATCGACGGCATCAATGCCACGATCCCCGACGACAAGGAGCCTGACCAGATCACCCTTGAAGAGGCGATCGCGCTGATCGAGGCTCGCGCCGCAAAGGGCGGCAAGGCCAAGCGTGCGCCGAAGAAGGCCGCGGCGAAGAAAGCCGCGCCCAAGAAAAAGGCCACCGCCAAAAAGAAAGCCGACAGCGAGCCTGAGAGCGGCGCGAAACCTGCCAAGAAGGCAGCCACACGCACGGCGCCCAAGGCCCGCACCAGCACCGCGAAACCTGCGGCCAAAACGGCTGCGAAGGCCAAGCCCACGGCGAAGAAGAGCGCCGGAAAAGCACGCGGATAA
- a CDS encoding response regulator — protein MAKTVLIVEDNELNMKLFRDLLEAHGYQTVGTSNGREALRLAREHRPDLILMDIQLPEVSGLEVTRWIKDDAELRATPIVAVTAFAMKGDEERIREGGCEAYLSKPISVGKFIETVRRFVG, from the coding sequence GTGGCCAAAACTGTCCTGATCGTGGAGGACAACGAGCTTAACATGAAGCTCTTCCGCGATCTCCTGGAAGCCCATGGCTATCAGACGGTCGGCACCAGCAACGGCCGCGAGGCCTTGAGGCTGGCGCGCGAGCATCGCCCCGATCTCATTCTGATGGATATTCAGCTCCCCGAAGTTTCCGGTCTCGAAGTGACGCGATGGATCAAGGACGACGCCGAATTGCGGGCGACGCCCATCGTGGCCGTGACCGCGTTTGCCATGAAGGGCGATGAAGAGCGCATCCGCGAAGGCGGTTGCGAAGCTTACCTGTCGAAGCCGATCTCGGTCGGAAAATTTATTGAAACGGTCCGGCGGTTCGTCGGCTGA
- a CDS encoding DUF3572 domain-containing protein: protein MAEKPGRTSAEVAEIVAIRALAFLAGDPERLGQFLSESGIGPQTLRTAATDPRFLAGVLDFIVRDDATVKAFSDFSQFPPPTIAAACEALGGNVHG from the coding sequence ATGGCTGAAAAACCCGGCCGGACTTCCGCGGAAGTCGCTGAAATCGTGGCGATTCGCGCGCTCGCCTTTCTTGCCGGCGATCCCGAGCGATTGGGGCAATTCCTATCCGAGAGCGGTATCGGCCCGCAGACGCTGCGTACCGCCGCCACCGATCCGCGCTTCCTCGCAGGCGTGCTCGATTTCATCGTTCGCGACGACGCAACGGTAAAGGCGTTTTCAGATTTCTCGCAATTTCCCCCACCCACCATCGCCGCCGCATGCGAGGCGCTGGGCGGGAACGTTCATGGCTGA
- a CDS encoding DNA polymerase IV: MDEAPHPAPGFCRDCLTDAAPQAMRCTACGSPRLLRHPALGELSLAHIDCDAFYATVAKHDRPEIADKPVIIGGGKRGVVAAACYIARTYGVRSAMPMYKALDLCPSAIVIRPDMARYVQVGREVRQAMRALTPLVEPISIDEAFLDLSGTERLHGMIPAKVLARFANQVEREIGITASVGLSANKFLAKMASDLDKPRGFAVLSPSDGQALMTDKPVGFIHGVGPAMQDKLRDHGFRLIGDLQRADEIDLIRAFGGEGRRLWRLARGIDDRKVVADRGAKMISSETTFENDLREFTPLERILWDLSETVSRRLKTGDLAGSTITLKLKSADFRQRTRSQSIVAPTQLANRIFAIARDMLARETDGTAFRLIGVGVSALRSASGSDDEDFLNARSAHAERAMDDVRKRFGDNAVVRGIAYTPRPASPSSLRRKDS; the protein is encoded by the coding sequence ATGGATGAGGCCCCTCACCCCGCCCCCGGTTTCTGCCGGGATTGCCTGACCGATGCCGCGCCGCAGGCGATGCGCTGCACGGCGTGTGGTTCGCCGCGCCTGTTGCGGCACCCCGCGCTCGGTGAACTGAGCCTCGCCCATATCGACTGCGATGCGTTCTACGCGACCGTCGCCAAGCACGACCGGCCCGAGATCGCCGACAAACCCGTCATCATCGGCGGCGGCAAGCGCGGCGTGGTCGCCGCTGCCTGCTACATCGCCCGCACCTACGGCGTGCGCTCGGCGATGCCGATGTACAAGGCGCTCGACCTCTGCCCGTCCGCGATCGTCATTCGCCCCGACATGGCGCGCTATGTTCAGGTTGGCCGCGAGGTACGGCAGGCGATGCGGGCGCTAACCCCGCTGGTCGAGCCGATTTCAATCGATGAGGCATTTCTCGATCTGTCCGGCACCGAACGGCTGCACGGCATGATCCCGGCAAAGGTGCTGGCGCGGTTCGCAAACCAGGTCGAGCGCGAGATCGGCATCACCGCCTCGGTCGGGCTTTCCGCCAACAAGTTTCTCGCCAAGATGGCGTCCGACCTCGACAAGCCGCGCGGCTTTGCGGTGCTGAGCCCGAGCGACGGTCAGGCATTGATGACGGACAAGCCGGTCGGCTTCATTCATGGCGTTGGCCCTGCGATGCAGGACAAACTGCGCGACCACGGTTTCCGCCTGATCGGCGATCTGCAGCGCGCCGACGAGATCGACCTGATCCGCGCCTTCGGCGGCGAGGGCCGCCGGTTGTGGCGGCTCGCCCGCGGCATCGACGACCGCAAGGTGGTGGCGGATCGCGGCGCCAAGATGATCTCCAGCGAAACCACCTTCGAGAACGACCTTCGCGAGTTCACGCCCCTGGAGCGCATCCTGTGGGATTTGAGCGAGACCGTCTCGCGCCGCCTCAAGACAGGCGACCTTGCCGGCTCGACCATTACGCTCAAACTGAAAAGCGCAGACTTCCGCCAGCGGACCCGCTCGCAGTCAATCGTCGCACCGACCCAGCTTGCTAACCGGATCTTCGCCATCGCCCGCGACATGCTGGCGCGCGAGACGGACGGCACCGCGTTCCGCCTGATCGGCGTCGGCGTCAGTGCGCTGCGGTCTGCCAGCGGCAGCGACGACGAGGACTTTCTGAACGCGCGCTCTGCTCACGCCGAACGCGCGATGGATGATGTGCGCAAACGCTTCGGTGACAACGCAGTGGTGCGCGGTATCGCCTATACCCCGAGGCCCGCGAGCCCGTCATCGCTGCGGCGGAAGGATTCGTGA
- the rnr gene encoding ribonuclease R, with the protein MKKQHDANDDFPDRESIVAFIREHPGEANTRELARHFGLKNDSRAALRKILHELVDDGVIAKKGRRIQDARSLPPTLVADIVKQDADGELIAVPAEWAEDIDGPAPVIEIHTPRRPKPGTVAGIGERVLLRLETRERGAKAAPYVGRVIKVLEKTRHRLLGIFRSQPQGGGRMIPIDKKQAGRELAIAAADTGNAEDGDLIGVELIRSRGYGLPAGRVRERLGSIATEKAISLIAIHAHEIPLEFPRAAVTEAEAAKQASLKGREDWRDLPLVTIDPPDAKDHDDAVHATPDDDPANKGGYIVTVAIADVAFYVRPDSALDREALKRGNSVYFPDRVVPMLPERISNDLCSLKPGEPRGSIAVRLVIGADGRKRSHSFHRILMRSAARLAYAQVQAAIDSRPDETTAPLLAPILAPLYAAYRLVKRARDERDPLELELPERKILLKVDGHVDRVVTPERLDAHRLIEEFMILANVAAAETLEKKALPLIYRVHDQPSQEKVHNLHEFLRTLDMPFTKSGALRPAVFNRILAQVKGRDTESLVNEVVLRSQAQAEYASENYGHFGLNLHRYAHFTSPIRRYADLIVHRALIRALGLGDGALPEHETLQTLGEVAAAISLTERRAMKAERETADRLIAHFLADRVGATFQGRISGVTRAGLFVKLNDTGADGLIPVRSLGSEFFHFDEARHALIGTRSGAMHRLGDAVEVRLVEAAPVAGALRFELLSEAVPAPRGKRAFNGRNHADNKRRGKLKSASKAKERSRKGKARKSGKAKPGKPKRGK; encoded by the coding sequence ATGAAAAAGCAGCATGACGCGAACGATGATTTTCCCGACAGGGAGAGTATCGTCGCGTTCATCAGAGAGCATCCTGGCGAGGCCAACACGCGCGAACTCGCGCGGCATTTCGGCCTCAAGAACGACTCCCGCGCGGCGCTGCGCAAGATCTTGCACGAACTCGTCGACGACGGCGTGATCGCCAAGAAAGGCCGCCGCATTCAGGACGCGCGTTCACTGCCGCCGACCCTTGTTGCCGACATCGTTAAACAGGATGCGGATGGCGAACTGATCGCCGTGCCAGCCGAATGGGCCGAGGATATCGACGGCCCCGCCCCCGTGATCGAAATCCATACGCCGCGGCGACCGAAGCCCGGCACCGTTGCCGGCATCGGCGAGCGCGTGCTGCTGCGGCTGGAGACGCGCGAGCGTGGCGCGAAGGCTGCGCCTTATGTCGGCCGCGTCATCAAGGTGCTCGAGAAGACGCGCCACCGCCTGCTCGGCATCTTCCGCTCGCAGCCGCAGGGTGGCGGCCGGATGATTCCGATCGACAAGAAGCAGGCCGGGCGCGAACTTGCCATCGCCGCTGCCGACACCGGCAATGCCGAGGACGGCGACCTCATCGGCGTCGAACTGATCCGCTCACGCGGCTATGGTCTGCCGGCGGGACGCGTGCGCGAACGTCTCGGCTCGATCGCTACCGAGAAGGCGATCAGCCTGATTGCGATTCACGCCCACGAGATTCCGCTGGAATTTCCCCGCGCCGCGGTCACTGAGGCGGAAGCCGCGAAGCAGGCAAGCCTGAAGGGCCGCGAGGACTGGCGCGATCTGCCGCTCGTCACTATCGACCCTCCCGACGCCAAGGATCATGACGACGCGGTGCATGCCACTCCCGATGACGATCCTGCCAACAAGGGCGGTTATATCGTCACCGTTGCGATTGCCGACGTCGCATTCTATGTGCGGCCGGATTCCGCGCTTGACCGCGAGGCATTGAAGCGTGGCAACTCGGTGTACTTTCCGGATCGCGTCGTGCCGATGCTGCCCGAGCGCATCTCCAACGATCTCTGCTCGCTGAAGCCGGGTGAGCCGCGCGGCTCCATTGCCGTGCGTCTCGTGATCGGCGCGGACGGTCGCAAACGCTCGCACAGCTTCCATCGTATCCTGATGCGCTCCGCCGCGCGGTTGGCCTACGCGCAGGTGCAAGCTGCAATCGACAGCCGCCCCGACGAGACGACGGCCCCCCTGCTCGCACCGATCCTCGCCCCGCTCTATGCTGCCTACCGGCTTGTGAAGCGCGCGCGCGACGAGCGCGATCCGCTCGAACTGGAGTTACCGGAACGCAAGATTCTTCTGAAGGTCGATGGCCACGTCGACCGCGTGGTGACACCGGAGCGGCTCGATGCGCATCGCCTGATCGAGGAATTCATGATCCTCGCCAACGTCGCCGCCGCCGAGACGCTGGAGAAGAAGGCGCTGCCGCTGATCTATCGTGTCCACGACCAGCCCTCGCAGGAGAAGGTACACAACCTTCATGAATTCCTGCGCACGCTCGACATGCCGTTCACCAAGTCCGGTGCGCTGCGGCCCGCGGTGTTCAACCGCATCCTCGCGCAGGTGAAAGGCCGCGACACCGAATCTCTCGTCAACGAAGTTGTGCTGCGCTCACAGGCGCAGGCCGAATACGCTTCCGAGAACTACGGCCATTTCGGTCTCAACCTGCATCGTTATGCGCATTTCACATCGCCTATCAGGCGATATGCGGACCTGATCGTGCATCGCGCATTAATCCGCGCGCTCGGCCTCGGCGACGGCGCCCTGCCCGAGCACGAGACGCTGCAGACACTCGGTGAAGTTGCGGCCGCGATCTCGCTCACCGAACGCCGCGCGATGAAGGCGGAGCGCGAGACAGCCGATCGCCTGATTGCACATTTCCTCGCTGACCGCGTCGGCGCAACGTTTCAGGGGCGCATCTCGGGCGTCACGCGCGCGGGTCTGTTCGTCAAGCTGAACGATACCGGCGCCGATGGCCTTATTCCCGTGCGCTCGCTCGGCAGCGAATTCTTCCACTTCGATGAAGCCCGCCATGCCCTGATCGGCACACGCAGCGGTGCCATGCACAGACTGGGTGACGCCGTCGAGGTTCGTCTGGTAGAAGCAGCGCCGGTTGCAGGCGCGCTGCGGTTCGAGCTTCTGTCCGAAGCGGTTCCCGCCCCTCGCGGCAAGCGCGCTTTCAATGGGCGAAACCATGCCGACAACAAGCGGCGCGGCAAGCTTAAGTCCGCGTCGAAGGCCAAGGAACGAAGCCGGAAGGGCAAGGCGCGCAAGAGCGGCAAAGCCAAGCCGGGCAAACCGAAACGAGGCAAGTAA